Proteins from a single region of bacterium:
- a CDS encoding ketoacyl-ACP synthase III: MRRVGIDGVGAYVPQRILTNKDLEKMVDTTDEWITTRTGIKERRIAEDWQASSDLAFEAAKVALERAKIEPEDLDLIIVCGVTFDYPFPATACILQDRLGARKAGAMDIEAGCTGFIYSLSVAYGYVATGVYENVLVVGSDVLSKVTDWQDRSSCILFGDAAGAAVVSIYKGQGELLNFYLRSDGSRVDDLLIPAGGSRNPASHKTVEERLHYMKLNGPEVFRLAVRVIEDAVLSVLEKANITKEEISLFIPHQANIRIINTAARNLGIPEEKFFVNVQRYGNTSAASIPLALYEALEQGRIKSGDYVMLVGFGAGLTWGAYLIRW, from the coding sequence ATGAGAAGGGTAGGAATAGACGGAGTTGGTGCCTATGTTCCACAAAGGATTTTAACTAATAAGGATTTGGAGAAAATGGTTGATACTACTGATGAGTGGATTACCACCCGAACGGGTATAAAGGAAAGGAGAATCGCAGAGGATTGGCAAGCTTCCTCTGACTTAGCCTTTGAGGCAGCCAAGGTAGCTTTAGAGAGGGCTAAAATTGAGCCCGAGGACTTGGATTTGATAATCGTCTGCGGTGTAACTTTTGACTATCCCTTCCCCGCTACAGCCTGTATCCTGCAGGATAGATTAGGAGCGAGAAAAGCAGGAGCAATGGACATTGAGGCGGGATGCACTGGCTTCATTTATTCCTTATCGGTTGCTTATGGGTATGTGGCGACGGGCGTTTACGAGAATGTCCTCGTTGTAGGAAGCGATGTTCTATCCAAAGTAACGGATTGGCAGGATAGGTCTTCCTGCATCCTATTCGGCGATGCAGCTGGCGCAGCTGTCGTATCCATTTATAAAGGACAAGGGGAATTGTTAAATTTCTATTTGCGTTCCGATGGCTCCCGTGTGGATGATTTGCTTATCCCCGCTGGTGGCTCAAGAAATCCCGCTTCTCATAAGACGGTAGAGGAGCGTCTCCATTATATGAAGCTCAACGGTCCAGAGGTCTTTCGCTTAGCTGTCAGGGTGATAGAGGACGCGGTTCTTTCCGTCTTGGAGAAGGCGAATATAACAAAGGAGGAGATAAGCTTGTTTATTCCTCATCAAGCAAATATCCGTATAATAAACACAGCAGCAAGAAATCTGGGAATACCCGAGGAGAAATTCTTCGTCAATGTTCAACGCTACGGAAACACTTCCGCCGCCTCTATACCCCTCGCCCTTTATGAGGCTTTGGAGCAGGGAAGAATCAAAAGCGGAGATTATGTGATGCTGGTTGGCTTTGGCGCGGGACTAACTTGGGGCGCTTATCTTATAAGGTGGTGA
- the plsX gene encoding phosphate acyltransferase PlsX, whose product MSIAVDAMGGDFAPSEIIKGAKEALSLDENLRIILVGEPSLLEKEIEGGEGIEILPASQTISVEEKPTVVRKKQDSSLMVALRAVKEGRAQAVITAGHTGAAVLGSLLTWGKIKGISRPAIAAPMPCIGGRFLLLDAGANVDCKPEHLLHFAIMGNIYASQILHIQNPRIGLLNIGEETGKGNRLTTSAYQLLEKSSLNFIGNVEGKDIFSGKVDVVVCDGFVGNVVLKSSEGLAQLALYYIKELGMDVGKLIPYFDYAEYGGAPILGVPHILIKSHGRSRAKAIRQAILVAKEAVEMDMIGKIISALSAERS is encoded by the coding sequence ATTTCCATAGCGGTTGACGCTATGGGGGGCGATTTCGCCCCGAGTGAGATCATTAAAGGGGCGAAGGAAGCCCTTTCACTTGATGAGAATTTACGAATAATACTCGTTGGAGAGCCCTCCCTCCTGGAGAAAGAGATAGAGGGAGGGGAGGGCATAGAGATTTTACCTGCCTCTCAAACGATAAGTGTGGAGGAAAAGCCCACAGTTGTGAGGAAAAAGCAGGACTCTTCCCTGATGGTGGCTTTAAGGGCTGTAAAGGAAGGGAGGGCGCAGGCGGTAATTACCGCTGGTCATACTGGGGCAGCGGTGCTCGGTTCCCTCCTAACTTGGGGGAAAATAAAGGGAATTTCTCGTCCCGCAATCGCTGCCCCTATGCCCTGTATAGGTGGTAGATTTCTTCTCCTTGACGCAGGGGCGAATGTGGATTGCAAGCCCGAACACCTCCTTCACTTCGCTATCATGGGAAATATATATGCTTCCCAAATTCTCCATATCCAAAATCCACGCATCGGATTATTGAATATCGGTGAGGAAACGGGCAAGGGGAACAGATTGACAACATCAGCATATCAGCTTTTGGAAAAATCATCTCTTAATTTCATCGGAAATGTGGAGGGCAAGGACATATTCAGCGGTAAAGTAGATGTAGTGGTTTGTGATGGATTCGTGGGCAATGTCGTTCTCAAGAGCAGTGAGGGTTTAGCCCAGCTCGCCCTCTATTATATAAAGGAGCTGGGAATGGATGTGGGGAAGTTGATACCTTATTTTGATTACGCTGAGTATGGTGGGGCGCCCATACTTGGCGTCCCACATATATTGATTAAGAGCCATGGGAGGTCAAGGGCGAAAGCGATAAGGCAGGCTATACTTGTGGCAAAGGAGGCAGTGGAGATGGATATGATAGGCAAAATAATTTCCGCTCTTTCCGCCGAAAGGAGTTGA
- the rpmF gene encoding 50S ribosomal protein L32, translated as MANPKRRFSHSRTAHRKARWLSLNWGGISICPHCHALKQAHRVCPSCGYYKGNLVLEEVKEK; from the coding sequence TTGGCTAATCCGAAGAGGCGTTTCTCTCACTCAAGGACAGCCCATAGGAAGGCGAGATGGTTATCCCTTAATTGGGGAGGAATTTCCATTTGTCCCCATTGCCACGCCTTGAAGCAGGCTCATCGCGTATGTCCTTCCTGTGGCTACTATAAGGGGAACCTCGTCCTGGAAGAAGTTAAGGAGAAGTGA
- a CDS encoding DUF177 domain-containing protein, with product MKLDLSELIKSPGAVIPFHLEENIEVEGVELLEPVVADFKFSNTNRSIVIEGEFKTTIMAECVRCLKRFPFPLEFSFQEAYTRQDLMLDTKGNLLTDDEDIRSIFEGYVLDLTELLRQNIILALPLAPLCSPDCKGLCPYCGKNLNEGECECSGKKVDPRWQKLLEYKKKGGMRVG from the coding sequence ATGAAACTTGACCTATCTGAACTGATAAAATCCCCTGGGGCGGTGATTCCCTTTCACTTGGAGGAGAACATAGAAGTGGAGGGAGTGGAGCTCTTAGAACCCGTGGTCGCGGATTTCAAATTCTCCAATACGAACAGGTCTATTGTCATTGAAGGGGAATTTAAGACCACTATTATGGCGGAATGCGTCCGTTGTTTGAAAAGGTTTCCCTTCCCTTTGGAGTTCTCCTTCCAGGAAGCTTATACGCGTCAGGATTTGATGCTTGACACTAAGGGCAATTTGTTAACGGACGACGAGGATATCCGCTCAATTTTTGAGGGTTATGTTCTTGATTTAACGGAGCTTTTACGCCAAAATATAATATTGGCTCTTCCCTTGGCGCCCCTTTGCTCTCCCGATTGCAAAGGGTTGTGCCCTTATTGTGGCAAGAATTTAAACGAGGGAGAGTGTGAATGTAGCGGTAAAAAGGTCGACCCCCGCTGGCAGAAACTATTAGAATACAAGAAAAAAGGAGGTATGAGAGTTGGCTAA